The genomic interval GGACTTCCTCCCAGAACTGCACCCGATCAGAGCTGTGCACCTGAAGACGTGGCAGACAACTTCTTTGGGATACACTGAACGCCATCTGGGGGCCACAACTTAGGATGGACATCCCACCATCGGACGAGCACTGAACGTACTTCTCAGCATCGTAGGGATACAAGTAGATGCCGTTGATGTTATTAGGACACGCATTAAGGATAAGTGCTAGTAAAATATTATGATGTATTCTAGTGCACAGAGATGATGAAGTAACTTACAATACTCGTAGCTGATTTCGGAGATAATTAATGTGACATAGTCGGTGAAGGCTAATTGATGTTTTGATTGGCAGTAGCGCTTCGAAATGCTGAACACATAATTGGGAAGGCAGTTCTGCACAGCCACCTTACCATCCTTACAACTAAGGAACTTTGTTCGATCGAAGGGGTGAACAAACTGGCCAACGGCTCCCACTGGACACATGAGATAGTTAACCTGAATCTCAGCAGACGCTGTTACAATTCAAAAGGATCGGGATTAGCGGCTATGAATTTGGGAATCAAAAGGATCAGGATTAACGTCTATCAAGTTAGGAAGCAAGCAAAGCATGAATCGCGTAATATgagaaaataaaacccaaatgGAGAAGCAGATGAACCAAGCGAGACCAAGCAGTTGGGATAAGAAATTAAATGGCACTTACAGGAGGTCCGAGGGGAGTCAGAATACACACATACCGAAGAGAAGCCATCGAAGGTGTGTCCCGGGGGACACTGTTCCACCTGAGGATTAACACCAATTCCGCACCTCAAATACTTGTGCACGTCGTGAGGATGTGGACGAAGCCCACGTGTACCGGGTGGACAGCCCAGGTCCGCCGAAGGCACCGCAGAGGAGTAGCCTAACCCATTGTTAGTCAAGGTTTTTTGGATTGAAATCACTCATACGTACCGGGGCCAAAGGTttcagctcctcctgctccagtttcagttccagtttcagttCCAGTTGCGCACTTGGCCAAATCCTTGTGCACACATACCAGCGATGCTGGACTAAAGGCAGTTCCTGGTGCGCAGTCCATAATAAAAGCCTGACCATTGGCGCAGTTAAGGAACTTGCTGCAATCCGTTGGATGCGGTTGCAATCCATTCACGCCGGGTGGACACTTGGGCTCACCATCTAACTGCCTCAATCTGCCCAGTCGAGTAGATGAGGATTGCGCTGAAGAGCAAACCACATTGCTGGGATGATCGCACACCAGGCTCCTGTCATTGAACAGAGTACCGGGCGAACACGTCTGAATGGTGGGGCTTCCATTGAAGCAGTTCACATAGCGATGACAGTCGTGGGGATATGCAACCAGACCCGTAAAATGCGGCGGGCACGCCGAATCCCGCTGGTAAACAGGCTGCTGTTGGTCGCCTCCGTAACTTGCTGCTGATAAGCCCACTTGTTCCGACTGCTCGCTCCGGTAGCCATTGCCTGATCGATAAGCTTTTGCCCCGGGTCGCTGTCAAAAGCgcaattatgaaatattattgAACAGCCGCAGTAATTAGCAGCAATATTTAGCTAATAGCTTGTAATTAAgtccaattaaaattaaagtcTTAAGATCTTTTTACATTAACTTTAAACCATAATTGTTGATTCacaatacttttaaaataacagattaaattatgaataaattTTGTACACTAACATCCACTAGCAGGATCGCCAGCCAAAGGCCAAGGAGCCACTTGGCCATGTTACGTTTCCgctttataaatatttgaattgaaatatttcttttaatgcACCGATGCTGATAGCGAAGCAACTCAATTGTTTTTCTCgcgcttttaatttttcgtTGTGATCCCGTCCGACTTCCAGGCTCGACTGACCCACACCCAGATCgcatttcaattcaattggaCTCGGGATGAATCTCTATCTCTGCCGCTGCTGATAGATGCTCTCGTTTGTCGCCAAACCAATTGAGTGGACCACTATCAGGTCTTGTAATCTCAAGACATTTTTGCTGTCTTATCGCCctattttgtttgcatttcttttggGGGTTTTTCACTCATTTATTTACTTCTAGGAATCCGAGATGATGCAGCTTAagaatgatgatgatgatgatgatttacAGTGGCGCAGTTGCATTTAAGGGTTgtctatatttatatatgtcACCCGTAAACAAACTAAACGTCTCACCCAAATTAGGCTACATAGGTGATTATGACTACGGGACTAGATTATTTTGCTGCCGGCTTATCAGCCGGTGGCCTCTCGGCAAGTCTTAGCCTCTGCTGTATTTTTAGCCAGAGCAGATCGTACGGCTCACAGAGTTCCGTTTGCGTTTTGGGAATTCCCACAGAACGTCGCACTTCCGGCGAGAGGATCAGCAGATTTTGAGCAAGGCCAAAACTGCTGGAAGCCACCCAGTATACACATAAAGCTGAAGGCACAGTACAGGCTACTGGCACCATCACAACACTCAGTCCACGGAACACATTGTTGGCGATGTTCTGCAGGCGAGTGGAAGGACGAGTTCTGGACATCGCTTGTACTTCAATGATGGCCAAGTTGATGAGGCCTAATGCGACAGGCAGGATATACGAGTTGTCAACCACCGTGAGGTTTGGTATCCAACCAAATCCACCAATGGTCATTTCGGTGGTCACAATTTGAGCTTGGATGGACGTGGGATCCGGCAGCATGTATACTAAATTGCGCAGCGCCACGGATTGGAAGATCCACAGGGGAATCTGGCCCCAAAGCACAATCATGGTCTTCATGGGATGGCAGTTATCCCGAACTATAAGGTTCTGCCACTGCTTCTTGATCTGCAAGATAATTGGCATGAGTAGTGTCTCGAGAACTTGAAATGTTTAACAAACCGAACGCCGATAGACAATCTGAGTCTGCTGTTCGCTCCAC from Drosophila yakuba strain Tai18E2 chromosome 3L, Prin_Dyak_Tai18E2_2.1, whole genome shotgun sequence carries:
- the LOC6532618 gene encoding cytochrome c oxidase assembly protein COX18, mitochondrial; amino-acid sequence: MAALLLLRTCRRPTIACTYKYTYQGAALANPSYNRRLASTEAAATSVQLANAGGLVGYWQTLSNSTPVAYMQDVLIKIHDYSGLPWWASIVLSTFLLRSVVTLPLTIYQHKITARIEKIALEMPAIVEELKKEAAMAKHKFKWSEQQTQIVYRRSIKKQWQNLIVRDNCHPMKTMIVLWGQIPLWIFQSVALRNLVYMLPDPTSIQAQIVTTEMTIGGFGWIPNLTVVDNSYILPVALGLINLAIIEVQAMSRTRPSTRLQNIANNVFRGLSVVMVPVACTVPSALCVYWVASSSFGLAQNLLILSPEVRRSVGIPKTQTELCEPYDLLWLKIQQRLRLAERPPADKPAAK